One window of Papaver somniferum cultivar HN1 chromosome 9, ASM357369v1, whole genome shotgun sequence genomic DNA carries:
- the LOC113310434 gene encoding uncharacterized protein LOC113310434 gives MLKSRSKRMTMDRLSASSTGSNSPETKSNMVLAIECLKGSSKADEWNQNMLQTGDIVEELKIGNYLCVPSPFKSGTTGIQKLLRESYKRNETSIHVRVRRGQDEFIQLLACIVPNESSSGRKQYMLKSIDDPNYTVGFSDRTEEDCLAVQGSKSFRVETALRRAKLQDGYVGYPWEKKMQDLMPVANSSCFLSLLLLPKASDSGGAQYNDLEDTLSRANAWLAASQAHGVPIVFLNIQTESLLTKISGETASATVNAGSLSDLSNLANVSLYGFEDYHGVDIGVVRAVRLWYAPFGGELAVEIKLQETDLKLGFAISRTDEGFIYISSVIDGDEKEDAGPTPSTRSGLTYLYKEAQKASKLLIVSRVSNEKVLPWMVSSTGAIRCYDTISLSQKLSLHRHALRPILLHVFVWDPSLVSVSKIGKYNKPVTTAAPPPVMAIPPPQEIHLPQGPPQPTNDNKVHAEVASDVKVLQRDTAGEVSFRFNDFSVSTNWV, from the exons ATGTTAAAATCAAGAAGCAAAAGAATGACCATGGATCGATTATCAGCATCATCAACAGGAAGTAATTCACCAGAAACAAAATCAAATATGGTATTAGCAATTGAATGTTTAAAAGGAAGTTCAAAAGCAGATGAATGGAATCAAAACATGTTACAAACAGGCGATATTGTTGAAGAACTCAAAATTGGTAATTATCTCTGTGTTCCTTCACCATTCAAGAGTGGTACAACTGGTATTCAGAAACTTCTTCGTGAATCATACAAGAGAAATGAAACCTCCATTCATGTCCGAGTTAGACGTGGTCAAGATGAGTTCATTCAGTTATTAGCATGTATTGTTCCCAATGAATCGTCATCTGGGAGAAAACAGTACATGCTAAAATCTATTGACGATCCTAATTACACCGTTGGATTTTCTGATCGTACCGAGGAGGATTGCCTGGCTGTCCAAG GTTCAAAGAGCTTCAGAGTGGAAACTGCATTAAGAAGAGCTAAACTACAAGATGGTTATGTAGGATATCCTTGGGAGAAGAAGATGCAAGATTTGATGCCAGTTGCTAATTCAAGTTGTTTTCTCTCTTTACTCCTCCTTCCAAAGGCCTCGGACTCTGGTGGTGCTCAATATAATGATCTCGAAGATACCCTTTCTAGAGCAAATGCCTGGCTTGCTGCTTCTCAAGCACATGGCGTCCCTATTGTGTTCTTGAACATACAAACTGAATCCCTTCTTACCAAG ATATCTGGAGAGACAGCTTCAGCTACGGTGAATGCGGGATCATTGTCTGATTTGTCGAATCTTGCAAATGTAAGCTTGTATGGGTTTGAAGACTACCATGGGGTTGATATTGGTGTTGTTAGAGCTGTTCGTCTATGGTACGCTCCATTTGGTGGAGAGTTGGCAGTTGAGATTAAACTCCAAGAAACAGACCTAAAACTCGGTTTCGCCATTAGTCGCACTGATGAG GGCTTCATTTACATTTCCTCCGTAATTGATGGCGATGAAAAGGAAGATGCTGGACCAACGCCATCAACCCGTTCTGGACTTACTTATTTATACAAAGAGGCACAGAAAGCATCAAAACTACTAATCGTTTCGAGAGTATCAAATGAGAAGGTACTGCCTTGGATGGTTTCTTCAACTGGAGCTATTCGATGTTACGACACTATCTCACTTAGTCAAAAACTTTCTCTGCATCGCCATGCATTACGCCCAATTTTACTTCACGTATTTGTTTGGGATCCATCTTTGGTTTCTGTCAGTAAAATTGGGAAGTATAATAAGCCTGTAACAACTGCAGCGCCGCCTCCTGTTATGGCCATACCTCCTCCTCAAGAAATTCATCTTCCTCAGGGACCTCCACAACCTACAAATGATAATAAAGTTCATGCAGAAGTAGCTTCTGACGTTAAGGTTTTACAGAGAGACACTGCCGGGGAAGTATCATTCAGATTCAATGACTTTTCAGTTTCAACTAATTGGGTATGA
- the LOC113314204 gene encoding protein POLYCHOME-like, giving the protein MIESRDRLVREEEKDPFTPISVPKLGLGMSRFAAGSERNLFGSASPSQTTSPMGFSGSPMGLIAIPSSRNIALRRVGFGTNNRLGNSRISSSIGSENVSPKGSERRSKGGVKKSILPSWYPRSPLQDITAIVDAIERRRNRLKETEQHRLASVSPQEISVQDSTLPTAGAPLEHNLSLTSSDLPEASKKASQSTAVHCPQMISLKNAAFGEMDCLTPQKKLLNSIDEVEKIVMKEFQRIRKTPIAKKIERENKVRKLMAMR; this is encoded by the exons ATGATCGAATCAAGAGATAGATTggtcagagaagaagaaaaagatccaTTCACTCCCATATCTGTTCCAAAATTGGGCTTAGGTATGTCTAGGTTTGCTGCTGGTAGTGAAAGAAATTTATTTGGATCGGCGTCACCATCTCAAACTACTTCTCCGATGGGTTTCAGTGGCTCTCCAATGGGTTTAATAGCGATACCAAGTTCAAGAAATATTGCTCTGAGAAGGGTCGGATTTGGCACTAATAATCGATTAGGTAACAGTAGAATTTCTTCTTCTATAGGATCTGAGAATGTTAGTCCAAAGGGGAGTGAGCGCCGAAGCAAAGGAGGTGTAAAGAAGAGTATACTTCCTTCTTGGTACCCAAGATCGCCTCTTCAGGATATCACTGCCATCGTCgat GCCATTGAAAGGAGAAGAAATCGTCTTAAAGAGACTGAGCAACATAGACTCGCCAGCGTGTCACCTCAGGAAATAAGTGTTCAGGACAGTACATTACCTACTGCTGGTGCTCCGCTCGAGCACAACTTGTCCCTGACTTCTTCAGACCTTCCTGAGGCTTCCAAGAAGGCTTCTCAATCAACTGCTGTTCACTGTCCACAAATGATTTCACTGAAAAATGCGGCTTTTGGTGAAATGGATTGCCTAACTCCCCAGAAGAAACTTCTTAATTCAATTGACGAGGTTGAGAAAATTGTCATGAAGGAATTCCAGAGAATTAGAAAAACACCCATTGCAAAGAAGATAGAGAGAGAAAACAAAGTTCGGAAATTGATGGCAATGCGATGA